In the Oxyura jamaicensis isolate SHBP4307 breed ruddy duck chromosome 18, BPBGC_Ojam_1.0, whole genome shotgun sequence genome, one interval contains:
- the LOC118175843 gene encoding nucleoside diphosphate kinase, translated as MAANCERTFIAIKPDGVQRGLVGEIIKRFEQKGFRLVAMKFVHASEDLLKQHYIDLKDRPFYPGLVKYMNSGPIVAMVWEGLNVVKTGRVMLGETNPADSKPGTIRGDFCIQVGRNIIHGSDSVESAQKEINLWFKPGELVDFKSCAHDWIYE; from the exons ATGGCTGCCAACTGCGAGCGCACCTTCATCGCCATCAAGCCCGACGGCGTCCAGCGGGGGCTGGTGGGGGAGATCATCAAGCGCTTCGAGCAGAAGGGATTCCGCCTGGTCGCCATGAAGTTCGTGCAC GCCTCTGAAGATCTTCTCAAACAACATTACATTGACCTGAAAGATCGACCATTCTACCCTGGTTTGGTTAAATACATGAACTCTGGACCTATTGTGGCGAtg GTATGGGAAGGCCTCAACGTGGTTAAAACTGGTAGAGTAATGCTAGGGGAAACCAACCCAGCAGACTCAAAGCCTGGTACCATCCGTGGTGACTTCTGCATTCAAGTAGGAAG AAACATCATTCATGGCAGTGACTCCGTAGAAAGTGCTCAGAAGGAGATCAACCTCTGGTTTAAACCTGGAGAGCTCGTTGACTTCAAGTCTTGTGCACATGACTGGATCTATGAGTGA
- the LOC118175842 gene encoding nucleoside diphosphate kinase-like, with amino-acid sequence MMAAVSERTFIAIKPDGVQRGLVGEIIKRFEQKGFKLVAMKLIHASEDLLREHYIDLKDRPFYDGLVQYMHSGPVVAMVWEGLNVVRTGRVMLGETNPVDSKPGTIRGDLCVQVGRNIIHGSDSVESAETEINLWFTPEELVDYRSCAHEWIYE; translated from the exons ATGATGGCTGCTGTCTCAGAGCGCACCTTCATTGCCATCAAGCCTGACGGGGTCCAGCGGGGACTGGTGGGAGAGATCATCAAGCGGTTCGAGCAGAAGGGATTCAAACTGGTGGCCATGAAACTGATACAC gcCTCTGAAGACCTTCTGAGAGAACACTACATTGATCTAAAAGACCGTCCGTTCTATGATGGGCTGGTGCAGTACATGCACTCTGGACCTGTTGTAGCTATG gtGTGGGAAGGTCTTAATGTGGTTAGAACTGGAAGGGTGATGCTGGGGGAAACCAATCCAGTGGATTCAAAGCCTGGCACTATTCGTGGTGACCTCTGTGTTCAAGTTGGAAG GAACATCATTCATGGAAGTGATTCTGTAGAAAGTGCTGAGACAGAGATCAATCTGTGGTTCACTCCTGAAGAACTGGTTGATTACAGAAGCTGTGCTCATGAATGGATCTATGAGTAG